The following is a genomic window from Patagioenas fasciata isolate bPatFas1 chromosome 1, bPatFas1.hap1, whole genome shotgun sequence.
GGACACCTCATGGGAGGACTAATTGTATCCCATGAACAAAGGCGGTTTTCTCAGTCCCAGCACTTATGTTTGCTGTAAGCAGCAGCTGTGTAGAGGCATGTGGTTCTCAGTGCTGGTGTAGTGTGAGTCTCCTCTGAGCTTCTGCTAATTAGCATTGCCTCTTTTCCCAATGTACAAACTCTTGTTATTTTACCAGGTCTTCCTGATCTAGCTTTAATACTTTTGTCAGGCTTGTTCTCTTTTGCATTTCTGACTAACCCTTTTCTCCTAACTCTTCTTGctgatatatataaaaaaaagaacaaacaaacaaaaaaacacacacaaaaaaaatcatcccAGTGAATAGAATGGTATGGGATATCTGTTATATATATACATCTCTCTCGCTATGGCCATGCCACTTATGTTGCTTGAGAACAGCAGCTGTGGATGGATACATACATGGAAAATGAGTCCTAAAGGAAGGCATGTTTTCCCTGCTGTTGATGGTTTCTGCTTGCTACATTCCTTCAATTTCTCTCCCATGGAAAGACTTGCAGAGCATGGCTGCTCAAGCAAGCAACTATAAGCAAGACAAAGTGTGGGTCAGCTAATTTATAGTAATTGCGCACCTAGACACTCTCAGTAAATGCAAGAGATTAATTGCCTCCCTGTTGTAGGATAAGCCGCACTTACTCCTTCATAAACTTGCACTTCAGTAATGAAAAACCACTGCTAGCATGACTCCAAGTTTAACTATTAAAAAGCCTTTTTCCAAGGAAGGCTGACTCAATTTTGATTTTTCCTTAAATGACGGTGGCTTTCTTATCTGGTCTTTGGTTTATATATTATTTTAGTTTTGATGCAGAAAACCAATTATTTCACCAAATGGCAAGAGGAATCAAGAAATTATCTTCCAAGTTTATTTTGAATTAATCTGAaagctgtacaaaaaaaaaatgggatcTATATATAATTCTGGGAATGAAATCTAGAAGAGCTCTTAGGGTAAAGTCTTGAAATGAGGTGTCCCTCCTCCTCATAAGCAGACGATATGGATTGGATCACTCCACATCTGCCATGGTATTTGAGTGTTACATGTTCAGTGACCGTGTGGTGATATATTGCTTTGCAGAGACTGTTTTATCAGAGCTTTTACCATAAGTGAAGGCTGGAGTGCTTTCCAGATGGTGCTGTACCGTGCTGGCTCTCTGCAGTCAGTGAAGCAGTGTGGCAgccatgagccaacagtgtccctggcagccaaggggGCCACTcgcgtcctggggtgcatcaagcacagcattgccagctgggcgagggaggtgattgtcccgctctgctctgcactggtgcagtctcacctgaagcactgtgtgcagttctgggtgccacaggataaaaaagatacaaagctactggagagcatccagaggagggccatgcagttggtgaagggtttggagaggaagctgtgtaAGGAGCggttaaagtcacttgatttgttcagcctggagaagaggagattgagaggagacctcatggcggctgcagcttcctcacaaggggaggaggaggggcagatgctgatctctgctctctggtgaccagtgacagaacccgagggaatgtcaggaagatgtgccagggaaggtttaggttagacattaggaaaaggttcttcccccagagggtggtggagcactggaacaggctccccagggaggtgtcacggccccaagcctgacagtgttcaagaacagactggacaacaccctcagacacatggggtgaactgtggggttgtcacatgcagggacaggagttggactcaatgatccttgtgggtcccttccaactcaggacattctatgattctatgagctgGCACTGCAGGAACTGACTTGTCATCAATATTTCACTAGTGCCATGTTGTGCCATGTAACTGTTTGGAGTTCTGTTCATTTCTTTGAATATTGTGAACCATATTAATAATTGTTTGCTATCTCTTCTAGGTGCGATGACTACTTCTATATCAAGCACCGTGGTGAGCGAAGAGGGATTGGAGGCATATTCTTTGATGATGTGGACTCCCCCTCCAAGGAGGAAGTATTCCAGTTTGTGAAGAGTTGTGCCAAAGCTGTTGTGCCTTGTTACATTCCCATTGTGAAAAGGCACTGCCACGACTCCTTCACACCAGAGGAAAAGCTATGGCAGCAGCTTCGGAGAGGACGGTGAGTACTGAAGAAGCAAAAGAATACACAGGAGGTGGATTATGCTGGTGACAAAAAAAATGAGCTAGTTCTTCATGGCTGCAGGGTTTGTGTCCTGTTGCAGTGTGGGTAAGTTTGCCTAGGTGGTCTACAGCTTGCCAGACAATTTCAACATTTTTTGTGTAAAGAACTGTTTTTGAAATCAAATACCAGATTGTTGGGGAAGATGCAAAGAAGGTACTAGCACACCCTCATCTGTATCTGCCACTCTCCCATGACACAGCACAAGCAACCCATACAAAATGCTACAGTTTCTCTGCAAATCcttcaaaagcaaagaaaagccGCTGCTTTGTAACAGGCAAAGGGGTGTGTGGTGTCCTGAATCCCACCCTCTCCTGTAGCCCAGTGATGCGGGATACAGGACTGTGCCAGGACATGGGGAGCATAAGGGTGAGAGAGTCATGCTTCCTATTTAGTAGTGAAGCTAAAACACATAAAGTCGTGGAATAACTGTACCCAAGAGTACTTTTGACTtctgaaatatatatttattctatCTGATCTTGACACTGAAATGAGGACACAGTGAACTCTTTGCGAAGGAATGAAGATACagaggggttttgtttttctggcctGGTCCAAAGTCACTGTAACTTAAGAGACTTTCGAGGATGCTTATTAATATGAAGAACTGTTAATGCTGCAAAAGCTTAAGTACATTGGTAGATACAGTTGTACTCCTTTATCTATGTCCTGTGATTGTGTAAGGATATGGAGAAATGAGAATACATGTTCTTTGTGCAGAAGTCTTTAGTTTCTGCCTCTTTTGCAGAGAAATCTCTGATAGTGGCATAGAGAAGGCATAAGCATTCAAGTTTAGATCACTGACCTGTAGCAATTATTCAAATAAGCACATATGCTTAATTTGGTGAGGCTATTCCTGGGAGTATTGGCCTTTCAGGATTCTCCTAAAGTTGTACAGGGGAATAGCTTCTTTTGGTTGCAGCCTGGACTGGTCATGAGGCCCACTTATTTCCCTGGATCTGTTTGCACTTTACTGGGCTAGGCTAAGCTCTCCATTTCTGCAAACAGATAAATACTAATACCTCAGTACTGGTTACTAAGATAAACACTGCTGAATTGTCACTGTTCTGTTCCTATGCTGGAGGCAGAAAACTGTCTATTCTGGCATTACAAGTCCCAGCCATCACTCTGAAGATGTTGACTTCTGCTGCTTTTCAACACTTTCCAAGAAAATCTTGTTTTGACCTTGCTGCTTATGCGTCTTTCAGCATGGAGGACTGCACAGCAGAGATTTTTCTGTGGTCATTTCCAGTTCCTTTAAGGTTCCTCTTATGTCTGACACCACCACAAAAAGGAGTACTAGCATAACCAAGTCAAACTTGGTGTTGAGCTTGCCAGCAGCCTTGAGGACTAGGAGAAATAAGCTAGTATAGCACCATGCAGAATACTCTCCTTAAATAGTTGGTATGCTCTTGTCTGTTACTTCCTATGTATTGTGGAGTGGCAAGGTCCCACTTGCATTCCTATGCAAAGGATGCTAAAGAACAGCTGGCTCCAAAGTAGGGTTCATTCTGACACTCAGCACATCAGAAAGACaggctggttttgtttcatgTCTGCTGGCTGAAGAAAGCACAAGCAACTTCTGATAATAAACTTGTTTTTCTGTTGCGTCTCCCCATAGGTACGTGGAGTTCAACTTGCTTTATGACAGAGGTACAAAGTTTGGCCTTCTGACACCAGGGTCAAGAATTGAAAGTATTCTCATGTCTCTACCACTGACTGCAAGGTAAGGGCACAGATATGTGGAGTTGGCAGGTTGGCACTGTTCTTATTAAAATACTTCATAGGATTAAATCAAAGCTCTGTCCTTGTGTCCAGTCTCTTTAACAGTGGTTAGTTCGTGCTTCATACAAGAACTGGCCAAATACGTGCAGATACTTCTCTGGTCTGCTACACTTACACAGTGGCCCATAATGACAAAAATACCTAGAACACAGCCTAGATATTTTctgacatgaaaaagaaaaaaggtattttttgtgCTTAGTTCCTGCTGATAGATTTCTCCTTCTCGCTCCATGGGTTTTTGTTTAGTAGCTCTTTGAAACCATGCGAGCTTATTGTGGTCATAACAAGCCTGTGGTAAGGAAGTTCCACAGTGTAACTATTTGTTGTGTGAAAAAGTGCCTTTTTGTTTTCTACTTGCACCTAATGACTTCATTTGACTGTTCAGTGAGTAACCAGACTTTCTTCCTGTTAATTTTCTCCATAATAGTCCTTATTTTACACGcttctgtttttttcattattttccaggCTGATAAGTCACCTTCTTTTTAATCTTTGTGCAGTGGCTGTTCCATACTTTGATAACATTTGCCACTTTTCTCTAGGCTTAAGTTTTCTATGCCCTTTTTGAACCAGGGATAAGGAACAGATGACATAAGCTATTAATGTGTATGTGTATCCAAGACACAGGTGTGCTGTTGATTCATAATTATATTTAAGTTCATTATTCCTTTCACAATCCTAATATGCTGTTTGCTGGTTTTGACTGCTGCTAAGCACTGAGCTGGCTTTTTCACAGAATTGTTATGATGCCAAGGTCTTTTCTGGGCAATAAAGGTTAACTCAGTCTCTCAGCATCTATGTAACTTTTGTCTGTGTACATCACTTTAGACCAATCAACAGTGAATTTCCCCTCACATTTTTTTGCTCAGTTGCTTGGCACGATATATTAACCATTTTCAACTGCCTTTTTAGGTTTTAACTGATCTTGCTTAATCTTGCAATATCACTGCCATTTACTGCTTATGCCCCTTTTTAGGTTGCTTTTAGATATGCTGAGTAGCACAGGCCCAATCATTAATTTCTTCAGACTCCATTAGTGACCTCCCTCCACTAGAATAACTGACCTTTGCCTACTAGCCCTTGAAGCCCTTGCCTACTGCCCATGAAGGCAGTCCTGGTCATACCATAGAGCTTTATCCTACTCTCAACACCAGATGTATCCCATATCTGGTGGTGTAGCACAGTCCTACCTTTTTATTTCATTGCTGGGTTGatctggttttgcttgttttcatcAACATAAATAGCTCTCTTAACAGGATGAATAGGTgcttcctgggaaaaaaaaaaatggaaaaaggttGTACCCATCCCTCCATGATTGCTGACACTTTTCTTCTTCTGTCATGCCTCTTAGTTGCCTTTCTAATAACAAGTAGTCCCTCATcaactttgtttttaaaaccaaGACTTAAAAAGGACCAGTCCAGGTTCTTGAAAAATTTGCCCTGGGTGGCTGGAAATATTGTGTCAGGATGAAATGATAAAATTTGAAGCTGGCTATTTCCCTTAGGACTTGTATCCTCTCTCACTTTTGTCTGAGTTCTTTTTTGGCTCACCTTCCTCGTGACACTGGTGTGTCACAAGAAACTGCATGGATTGTGGGCTGGGGGgcattgctctttcttttttcttttttctagtcTTTACAGAAGTTGGAAAGAATATTAGGCTAACATTTCTCCTGTCTCTTCCAGTGTCATTATTTGGTTTTATTGAAATTAATGTTTTGTAGCCATATCTGTCTACTTGACGCAAGAGTTATCAACTGTGTATGTAGCTTTGCATCCTCAGAAAAGACAGCTCAAGTCCAAACACAGCCTGGCATGGGAGAGGTGGCAGCCAGCTGAGCAGTCTGAGTGAGtttcccctctccctgcaggTGGGAGTACATGCACACCCCTCCAGAGAGCTCGAAAGAAGCAGAAATCCTGGAGGTTCTGCGCAATCCCAAAGACTGGGTGCACTGACACGCATCAAGAACAAGACGGACTGCTTACACTGAGCCATTATGAAAGAACAGGAACGCCTGCAAACCAGCTCCTTCAAACTgctgttgtgtggtgtttttagTATGTTTATACTCTTACCTGGTGCCTTAATAATGCTGTGTAATTGTTATAAATTGCAAATATGTGAGCTCTCTATTTAAGATTGATCAGTTAATGTTGTCACTCCCTGTTGATATTGCCTTGTGAAGGACTGGTGATACCCTCACAGGACTACTGTGCATGCTTAAGAACTTCCTCAGCTGATTTGTTCGACTGCAAAATGTTaaactctgttctcctcatggaATGAAAGCATTATGTGTGCCTACTCCTAGAATATGTTGGGATGGtttagattttttcttttaaagaataaaGGGAATATTTGATATGCTTTTAAACCTTGAAGTCTGCTTTCAGAAAGCTGTAAGAAAGGTGGTACTTAACTGTGTGGGTTTTGAGGCTATATAAATTGACTCGGAAAAGGGAAAGTGTCTTAAAATGTGCTGTGAGATTCTGGGTTAGGGTCCCAGTCTCACCTGATGAGAGCAGAAGACTGGCTGTCCATTTTGAGGAGAAAATCTTTCAGCACCTTACCATCTCAGGTGTGATTAAGACAAACAGCCACCTGTTTTGGGACAGCTCCTTTGCCGGGAAGGCCAGGGACAGATCAGGAAGCTGTTTGGTGTTGCCCTGAGGTCCTGCAAATTGCTCCCAGCCCCGAGCTGACTGTCCACGTTTCCCCCCGGCACGAACCTCGTCGAGGGCCCCATGGGGAAAGGTAGTCTCGGCCCGTCCCGTTTTCCCCCAGCCGCCTGAGGAAAAGGCAGCGCCTCCTCCCCATCGGGGAATCGAACCCTAATTTTCTCCGTAAGCGGCGGGAATACTCACTACTACACTAACAAGGAACGACGTTATGGGCTTTCTTTCAGGACGTGGTGTGACGTCGCCTCTGGCGAGTTTCTGACCCGCGAGTATCTCGGTGCGTGTCTGAGGTGAGAGGCGCCCGGCCAGGCCGGCTCGCATTTGCTGCACGCTCACCGAAGCCAAGCTTCCCCTTGGGTTACCGTGTTCGCTTCCATGTTACACTGCCtcctcaaaaagaaagaaaaatcggAAGATTCAGGAAAAACCCGCGATTTTCTGCCCTCCAGGGAGGAAGAGCGAAAGAAAAATGTGATGGCCCGTACGGGGATCGAACCCGCGACCTTGGCGTTATTAGCACCACGCTCTAACCAACTGAGCTAACCGGCCACTCGTGGTCATTTCGTCCGCGTGCAAGAAGCTCAGGCACTCGCATGGACACGCTGTGAGTGGAACCACTACCCGGAGCTGCTCCCGCGGGCGCTGCGCCCGCTCTTCGTAAAGACGACTGCGGTGGGCCGCTTCAGGGACCGCTGGCAAAGCAGCACCGGCATTAACCGGAGTGAGGAGGATTGCTAACACAGAGACTTCCAAAACTTTCATTCTTCCTTGCACTCCGGCGGCATGGAGCGGCTCGGCAGGGCCCCCAACCGAAACAACCCACCGCGCTCTCCCCTTCCACACCCCAAGCATCTCCCCACCGCGGGGCACGCACGCCACTGCTGCAGAACAGCTCCCGATCACCTTTTCTTCCCTCACACCGCAAACGGGACTCCGGGCCTGGGGGAAGAGCAAGAGAGCTCCCGAATATTAAAACACAGCGCCTCCTCCCCGTCGGGGAATCGAACCCCGGTCTCCCGCGTGACAGGCGGGGATACTTACCACTATACTAACGAGGAGTGAGATATATGCAGATGTCGCCCCGCCGAGCCCCAATAGTAACTTAAGGGATGCCCGCGCAGGGGGGCGACACGAAGTGTTTGTTCGGGTCCCAGCATCCCAGTGCGGTAAAGGCGACGCGAGGGCAGTGGGGTGTCCCTCTGCCAAACCAGCTCTTCCGACGTGGCCTGGGAGCCGCTGAAGGACGGGCCATGAGCCAGCGGAGTAGCTTTGGCAGGGTGTGTGTGCGGGCAGGGGTGTCTGCACACGCTGGGGTGTTAACCCCTGAAACGGCAACAGCCAGTCTGAAGGAAAAGGCAACACAGAGTGCAGACAGGCTCATTTCCTAAAAGCTGTAGGATGATGAGCCCTGTTTTCTACTGTAGTGAAACCACCAGCTGCCGAAGGAAAACTGTGAACCCTTCCCGGGCTGGAAAGCCAATTAGATCACTTGTAAAATCAAAGCATtatgtaaaaaattaaaaataaaaaaggcaaatcaTAGATAAGAATTAAATACCTCTGAGCCTGTGAAAAAGTTGTAAAGAAGGAGGACATCATAAAATTCCAAGACCTTTGCTCCACAGTCTGTGTGAGTGCCGAGCTCCTTGGTTGTCTTCTCATTTGGCATTTTGTTTGCCACTAACACTACCTACTATAATATACTTtaataaaaagaagaataaagaataaaaaggaagcaaaaaataGGTAACAGCTGCACAGAGAAAGCATACAAATGTGTCATGATAATGCAAGAAGTTCCTCAAAACCAGGCAACATTTAACACATTTTAGCAAAACAGGTTGCAAAGCTGCACTAGAAGACTGACAAATGCGTGGTATGAGCAGACGGTCATAGATCTGGTGTAGGAAAACCTGGAGTTAGAAAGAAAGAGGACAGGAGGCATCTGATGCAACAAAGAGCAGAAAGCTCCAGACATGGAttaagaagaaagaaatagtaaCTTACGCAATAAAGGCGTCTAAGTTGAAAAAGCATAATTTATCAGTGAGACACaggggtttaaaagaaaaacaactgcgGGCACTCCACATAATTATTTAGCTAGCTATGGACCTGGAAGAATCTGCAAAAAGCCATATACCTAAGAAAAACAAACCTGACATGCTCCAAATTCAACAGGCGGTGTTTTCTTTTTGTGGCTGCCCAGCAGCACTGAGAGGCCACTAACATTGAGAGTCCCCAGGACAGTAGGTTTTCGTCCATCGAAGAGACCCCAGTCCTCAGGAAGCCGATCAAAAGATTCTGGGAAATAGTACTGAAGCAATACAGGCACTCCAGATGCCTGATGAAGAGCACCTGTCATAAGCAGAATACAGGTTTTAAACTCCAGTCTGTATCACGCTCTCTTGCAAACACACTTTAAATGGGTTTTGTTAGAATTTTGAGATCAAGAAACATCATAACAAAATTAACACTAGtcagagaagagagaagctgTAAAGTCTACTTTATGTTTCTGCTTGTGAGCAGACCTCATCTCTCTGTAATTTCAGAATAATGAACTACTTAAATTCAAAGCACAGAACAGTGCAATTCAACATTTTCACATCCTTTTGTCCTGATGCTCACAGCCAAATAAGTCGGAAGACTTGAATTCATCACACTGAATTTTTGTGCATATTCTGGGGGTTCTTGAGCACAAAATACAATGGTAAAAATAAGTGAAAGCACATTGTTCCAGTAATATCACCTGCAGAAGCAGGGAAGTGAAGGGAGGGTAAGAGAGAAAAAATTGTATGTTAGCATCAAACTTTTTTTCTCAACAGTTAAGTTCTCTGGAGAAATGGGAAGTGTAATAGATTGTGCAACTAAGAAAATCTGCTAATCAAACCAAGATCAGCTTGAAAGTCAACAATTTACCGAGTTGTGTAAGTGTTAAACCGCAATGTTCTATCACCATAGTTTACTACATCGTGTTCTGCAAGTCTTAGCTGCAGAGATGTTGTGTGCTTAGGGGGAGCGGAATGTGCTTCGCTGCACAAGAAGATTGTATGCGCATGCCCGAGAAGCGGGGAAGACTGATGAACAGCATAGCAACCCATGTAACCAACCAGGAAGAAGATCTGGGGGCGTGTACGTACAGACTGTATATAAACACTTATTTGCTGTAACTCAATTTGCGTGCTTTGGGCGGAGCAGTggctccccggccgcccagcgctgttttgctcatttatctttaataaaaaatattttaaatttctttgaGTCAGATTTGACTATAACAATTTGGTGCTGTGACTCGGATCCAGATCTCTGTGCTGCGGGATCCTGTCTCCAGGAAGGGCGCCCCCATCTACGGATGGTCCTGGGGCTGGGGTCCTGTGCCACAGACCCTGGATATCCGAACCAAAGATAagtgaggaaaagaagaaaactgcattTCCCCCTAAGTTTTGTGCATGAAGAGCCG
Proteins encoded in this region:
- the LOC139828079 gene encoding TPR and ankyrin repeat-containing protein 1-like isoform X1 — protein: MRLCFMGCGLCFHPPLLLRISGSPGAASFSTEMPETRKGTKLGGGALHQASGVPVLLQYYFPESFDRLPEDWGLFDGRKPTVLGTLNVSGLSVLLGSHKKKTPPVEFGACQYIIVGSVSGKQNAK
- the LOC139828079 gene encoding TPR and ankyrin repeat-containing protein 1-like isoform X2; the protein is MRLCFMGCGLCFHPPLLLRISGSPGAASFSTEMPETRKGTKLGGGALHQASGVPVLLQYYFPESFDRLPEDWGLFDGRKPTVLGTLNVSGLSVLLGSHKKKTPPVEFGACQEAV
- the LOC139828079 gene encoding TPR and ankyrin repeat-containing protein 1-like isoform X3, producing MVAWMVPPRWRDRAGALHQASGVPVLLQYYFPESFDRLPEDWGLFDGRKPTVLGTLNVSGLSVLLGSHKKKTPPVEFGACQYIIVGSVSGKQNAK